In one Staphylococcus lutrae genomic region, the following are encoded:
- a CDS encoding nucleoside recognition domain-containing protein, with protein MLTVVYDLFSGRVTPIPQGPHQLQLCGWNKLDPVEQQALKRWIIKHRLEVSLKHPVPSHHEQTQYIVRQLQLFWHEQQAQRPTLLQTVLGWLCIFGMFALPVYGAYHFSEWFQNHYIAPWITRIAQAPVFEASLVQALLFGDYGVLSLGTYSLVWALPVVVLLSLSTALINQSHLKPTIIWAITPTMRKVGLAGTDIIPVLEGFGCNAAAIVQAGHQCHHCTKARCMSLISFGTSCSYQIGATLSIFNVAHQSWLFLPYIALVLIGGVIHNRLWYPTTSTALIPMQPLQRQTLVWPSFRRTVFEMWGSVRMFILQALPIFIAICFLASSLALTPLLEGVSQLFIPILNLLQLPHELSPGLLFSMIRKDGMLLFNLDHGSIIQKVSAIQLLVLVFFSSTFTACSVTMTMVLRQLGIREGCRMILRQMVTSLIIVVLCGILLI; from the coding sequence ATGTTAACGGTGGTGTACGATTTGTTCAGTGGTCGAGTGACGCCGATTCCACAAGGACCGCACCAGCTTCAATTATGTGGTTGGAACAAATTGGATCCCGTTGAACAACAAGCGTTAAAACGCTGGATCATCAAACATCGTTTAGAAGTGTCTTTGAAACATCCTGTCCCCTCTCATCACGAACAAACGCAATATATCGTGCGACAGTTACAATTATTTTGGCACGAACAGCAAGCGCAGCGACCGACGTTATTACAAACTGTCCTCGGTTGGCTATGCATTTTCGGGATGTTTGCGTTACCGGTCTATGGGGCGTACCATTTTTCAGAGTGGTTTCAAAATCACTATATCGCACCGTGGATCACGCGTATCGCTCAAGCACCGGTATTTGAAGCGTCGCTCGTACAGGCACTATTATTCGGGGATTACGGTGTTTTATCGCTAGGCACCTACTCTTTGGTTTGGGCTTTGCCGGTCGTCGTCTTGCTAAGTTTATCGACTGCACTGATCAATCAGAGTCATCTGAAACCGACAATCATTTGGGCAATCACGCCGACGATGCGAAAAGTAGGACTTGCGGGGACAGATATCATTCCAGTGTTAGAAGGATTCGGTTGTAATGCAGCAGCCATCGTACAAGCCGGACATCAATGTCATCACTGTACGAAGGCGCGTTGTATGAGCCTCATTAGTTTTGGGACGTCTTGTAGTTATCAAATTGGAGCGACATTATCAATATTTAACGTTGCGCATCAATCCTGGTTGTTTTTGCCGTATATCGCGTTGGTGTTAATCGGCGGTGTGATTCACAATCGACTATGGTATCCGACGACTTCAACTGCCTTGATTCCCATGCAACCCCTTCAACGTCAAACGCTCGTATGGCCCTCATTTCGTCGTACGGTTTTCGAAATGTGGGGTAGTGTTCGGATGTTTATTTTACAAGCTTTGCCGATATTTATTGCCATTTGCTTTCTCGCAAGTAGTTTGGCGTTAACGCCTTTACTTGAAGGTGTGTCACAATTATTTATTCCTATTTTGAACTTATTACAGTTGCCACATGAATTATCACCGGGACTCTTATTCTCAATGATTCGTAAAGATGGCATGTTGTTGTTCAATCTGGATCACGGCAGTATCATTCAAAAAGTATCTGCCATACAATTGTTAGTGCTGGTCTTTTTTAGCTCAACGTTTACGGCATGCTCCGTTACAATGACAATGGTACTACGTCAGTTAGGCATTCGAGAAGGATGTCGTATGATTTTACGCCAAATGGTGACTTCATTGATTATCGTAGTCTTATGTGGGATTTTACTGATTTGA
- a CDS encoding ABC transporter permease, whose amino-acid sequence MFLAWHEIRRNRLKFSLIIGILVLISYLLFLLSGLAKGLINMNTEGIQQWHANAIVLNKNANRTIEQSRFNKAWVDGKFDQQVSLKETRVIISNGKIKDNVLLYGTEPQAWMIPKLIEGRLFEKRHEVVADRTLKEKGFKIGDHLSLSQSNETLTIVGFSQSAKFNAAAVLFGNAQTIEGINPTLADPQINAVVVKDKDWNQHKLNSQLEIIDIDTFIEGLPGYKAQNLTLNFMISFLFAISATVIAVFLYVMTLQKVTLFGVLKAQGFTNGDLARVVMAQTLILALIGTGIGLLLTLLTARLLPSAVPIQFDWFHLSVFGLILIFVSLLGSLFSILTIRKIDPLIAIG is encoded by the coding sequence ATGTTTTTAGCATGGCATGAAATTAGACGCAATCGACTTAAATTTAGTTTGATTATTGGGATTCTTGTCTTGATTAGTTATTTATTATTTTTACTTTCAGGATTAGCAAAAGGATTGATTAACATGAACACAGAAGGCATTCAACAGTGGCATGCAAATGCGATTGTTTTAAATAAGAATGCCAATCGAACGATCGAACAATCACGTTTTAACAAAGCATGGGTCGACGGTAAGTTTGATCAACAAGTGAGTTTAAAAGAAACAAGGGTCATTATATCGAATGGGAAAATTAAAGACAATGTATTACTATACGGGACAGAGCCACAAGCTTGGATGATACCCAAATTAATAGAAGGCCGTTTGTTTGAAAAGCGTCACGAAGTTGTGGCAGATCGCACATTGAAAGAAAAAGGGTTTAAAATAGGCGATCATTTATCTTTATCACAATCGAATGAAACGCTCACGATTGTCGGTTTTAGTCAATCAGCGAAATTTAATGCTGCAGCTGTTTTATTCGGAAACGCTCAAACCATTGAAGGCATTAACCCTACATTAGCAGATCCACAAATCAATGCGGTGGTCGTTAAAGATAAGGATTGGAACCAACATAAACTAAATTCACAGCTTGAAATCATTGATATCGATACATTTATTGAAGGGCTACCCGGATACAAAGCACAAAATTTAACATTGAATTTTATGATCAGCTTTTTATTTGCGATTTCAGCAACGGTGATTGCGGTATTTTTGTATGTGATGACATTACAAAAAGTCACTTTGTTTGGTGTTTTAAAAGCACAAGGTTTTACAAATGGGGATTTAGCCCGCGTTGTGATGGCACAAACTTTGATTTTAGCATTGATAGGCACAGGCATAGGGTTACTTCTCACTTTATTAACGGCGCGTTTATTGCCTTCAGCAGTACCGATTCAATTTGATTGGTTTCATTTAAGTGTTTTCGGACTCATACTAATCTTCGTCTCTTTATTAGGAAGTTTGTTTTCGATTTTAACCATCAGAAAAATAGATCCGCTGATTGCGATAGGGTAG